In one Deltaproteobacteria bacterium genomic region, the following are encoded:
- a CDS encoding serine/threonine-protein phosphatase: MFPANLRKILQKIYRTDDLNMSGVASFELKWQQDREDGVKVSFYVYLALVLVFACCSTFVFGSPASRVTLVTTYILIGSQMLILGARKLNTLWTNPWYYFLLVQIALIGHAVALRQNIAADVSHAHKMVAAAIYLGVLVNMIYMTPFLNGMTFVIACESIVFGMLAWGAGYGLSETIAWFSSLFGLAVFVQYVHILNQRRGIYFAALQKKAAEIQASNERLRMEAIEREIVFAKKVQQSLAPNFKTLRSKFASLTYFERRHGILSGDWLGARVSNREEIIVAVADVTGKGIGAAMVAQTINTLWSEELAGTTFDPISWLHKVNRTLRKLGHAEPYTATLGLALVAENELTYYSCGHVPLYYSYMDSGMRQYGRILARGNILGFSDDLDLHPVQVEFRRINADLLLIGTDGVFERGGITNTRKIDSLVRAVESNGSRALDAIDVADDKLLVWVKRVA; encoded by the coding sequence ATGTTCCCGGCAAATTTGCGGAAGATTCTGCAGAAAATCTATCGTACTGACGATCTCAACATGTCGGGGGTGGCCTCTTTTGAACTCAAATGGCAGCAAGACCGAGAAGACGGAGTCAAAGTTTCATTTTACGTGTACCTTGCCTTAGTGCTCGTGTTTGCGTGTTGCTCCACATTTGTCTTTGGCTCGCCGGCGTCCAGAGTAACGCTTGTAACCACATATATTCTTATCGGTTCGCAGATGCTCATCCTAGGGGCGCGTAAGTTGAACACGCTATGGACAAATCCATGGTACTACTTCCTACTAGTTCAAATTGCTCTGATTGGTCACGCCGTAGCCCTCCGTCAAAATATTGCAGCCGATGTTTCGCATGCTCATAAAATGGTAGCAGCTGCAATTTATTTGGGTGTCTTGGTGAACATGATTTACATGACTCCGTTTTTGAACGGTATGACCTTTGTCATCGCATGCGAAAGTATAGTGTTTGGCATGTTGGCTTGGGGTGCTGGTTATGGACTCTCTGAAACAATTGCGTGGTTTTCATCATTATTTGGCCTCGCGGTGTTTGTGCAGTACGTTCATATTTTGAACCAGAGACGCGGTATTTATTTTGCTGCACTGCAAAAGAAGGCGGCAGAGATCCAAGCTAGTAACGAACGCCTGCGCATGGAGGCGATTGAACGGGAGATCGTTTTCGCCAAAAAAGTGCAGCAGTCTCTCGCACCAAATTTTAAGACATTGAGGTCAAAGTTCGCCTCGCTCACCTATTTTGAGCGTCGTCATGGCATTCTAAGCGGTGACTGGCTAGGTGCGCGTGTGAGTAATCGGGAGGAAATTATTGTCGCCGTGGCAGATGTCACCGGCAAGGGAATCGGCGCTGCGATGGTCGCTCAGACCATTAATACACTGTGGTCTGAAGAATTGGCTGGGACAACATTTGATCCCATTAGCTGGTTACATAAGGTCAACCGGACTCTTCGGAAACTTGGCCATGCAGAGCCATATACAGCTACGCTCGGTCTCGCATTAGTCGCAGAAAACGAGCTAACTTATTACTCCTGCGGCCATGTGCCGCTCTATTATTCCTATATGGATTCTGGCATGCGGCAGTACGGCCGTATATTGGCTCGTGGCAACATTCTTGGATTTAGCGATGACCTAGATTTGCATCCCGTTCAAGTTGAATTTCGGCGCATCAACGCCGACCTGTTGTTGATCGGCACTGATGGAGTTTTTGAGCGTGGCGGAATTACCAATACCCGGAAGATCGATAGTTTGGTGAGAGCTGTGGAATCAAACGGTAGCCGAGCCCTAGACGCGATTGATGTCGCTGATGATAAATTGCTCGTCTGGGTAAAGAGAGTGGCATAA
- a CDS encoding TIGR00730 family Rossman fold protein translates to MKKICVFCGSAQGNNPAYKQAAIALGQVLSENGVALVYGGARIGLMGVIADTVMQNGGEVIGVIPKDLVDREVAHHGLTKLHVVASMHERKALMAELADGFVALPGGFGTWEEIIEVLTWAQLGLHQKPCALLNTADYYQPLLNMVDHGLAEGFLTQIHKKLLLSSKDPGDLLRQMSAYKCPSDGSLFAHLKDKI, encoded by the coding sequence TTGAAAAAGATTTGCGTATTTTGTGGCTCTGCCCAAGGTAATAACCCCGCTTACAAGCAGGCGGCAATAGCTCTTGGTCAAGTTTTATCCGAGAATGGTGTAGCTTTAGTCTACGGCGGAGCCCGGATTGGACTCATGGGAGTCATAGCAGATACCGTAATGCAGAATGGCGGTGAGGTGATTGGGGTTATTCCCAAAGACCTTGTCGACCGTGAGGTCGCTCATCACGGCCTGACCAAACTTCATGTCGTTGCGTCGATGCATGAGCGCAAGGCGCTGATGGCCGAGCTTGCCGATGGTTTTGTAGCACTGCCAGGCGGTTTTGGTACTTGGGAGGAAATCATAGAAGTACTCACGTGGGCCCAACTAGGTTTACACCAAAAGCCTTGTGCACTGCTGAACACTGCAGATTATTATCAGCCCTTGCTCAATATGGTTGATCACGGCCTGGCTGAGGGGTTTCTGACTCAAATCCACAAGAAATTATTGCTTAGTTCTAAAGATCCTGGCGACCTTTTGCGACAAATGTCAGCCTATAAGTGCCCCTCAGACGGCTCTTTGTTCGCACATTTAAAGGACAAGATCTGA
- a CDS encoding trypsin-like serine protease yields MGIVGTKSLRGGLNMNCPLLLSLLLLIGCRAVNNDTAALKVVGGQPVVETDELVKHTVGLVWDSENNSTNGCSGVLVGPRWVLTAAHCFTAAGKVQGLKVTFGTRRESAPRQIIDAALFARFERISIPTVDAADLARPEDDIAIVKLYAEAPRDAVSASIAGPDTNLNTGDMLVIAGFGSTQADAADAGILRKATIPLTAVDQELSLLRFTEQARSPEFKGSCFGDSGGPAYLVKDDQLLVVGVASGGDYRCRERSIYTDVRNYKKWIMSFITES; encoded by the coding sequence ATGGGAATAGTGGGGACAAAATCACTGAGGGGAGGGTTAAATATGAACTGTCCATTACTGCTGAGCCTGCTCTTGTTAATCGGTTGCCGTGCTGTAAATAATGATACAGCAGCTCTTAAGGTTGTCGGTGGCCAGCCTGTGGTAGAGACTGACGAGCTTGTTAAACACACCGTGGGACTGGTCTGGGATAGCGAAAATAACAGCACAAATGGCTGTAGCGGTGTTTTAGTCGGTCCTCGCTGGGTGCTCACAGCGGCTCATTGTTTTACGGCAGCGGGGAAAGTTCAGGGACTTAAAGTCACATTTGGGACACGTCGCGAAAGTGCTCCCAGACAAATCATAGATGCTGCGCTGTTTGCCCGGTTTGAACGAATATCGATACCAACCGTCGATGCGGCGGATTTGGCTCGGCCTGAGGATGATATTGCAATTGTTAAACTCTACGCGGAAGCTCCGCGAGATGCGGTGTCAGCGTCTATCGCTGGCCCCGATACAAATTTGAATACAGGTGACATGCTCGTGATTGCTGGCTTTGGCAGTACCCAAGCTGACGCGGCCGATGCGGGTATCCTAAGAAAGGCAACGATCCCCCTTACGGCCGTAGATCAAGAATTATCCCTGCTCAGATTTACTGAGCAGGCTCGATCTCCAGAGTTCAAGGGATCGTGTTTTGGGGATTCAGGTGGGCCTGCTTATCTCGTTAAAGACGACCAGCTGCTCGTAGTAGGTGTTGCAAGCGGGGGGGACTACCGTTGTCGTGAGCGTAGTATTTACACCGACGTGCGTAACTATAAAAAATGGATTATGTCATTTATTACAGAATCTTGA
- a CDS encoding cytochrome c, with the protein MAKNSKIINATSIFVPHLPIPRLIQWDCAFGTVPVEFRKGRPTMPMRFTGTYLFVIFVLGGCSSASTSSPSPAPTSPSASTLSTAYVGQCGGCHGKDGSSKQGASALKGSTKAQSAWESAIRNGIGSSMQAFEKSEYSDADMKADFKILTGKTWK; encoded by the coding sequence ATGGCTAAAAATTCCAAAATCATCAACGCCACCTCAATATTTGTCCCACATCTGCCGATACCCAGACTGATTCAGTGGGACTGCGCGTTCGGCACCGTCCCTGTAGAATTCCGGAAAGGAAGACCAACCATGCCAATGCGATTTACGGGTACCTATCTCTTCGTGATTTTCGTGCTAGGAGGCTGTAGTTCGGCATCGACGTCATCCCCGAGCCCTGCTCCCACCAGCCCGTCGGCTTCGACCCTATCGACGGCATACGTAGGTCAGTGCGGCGGATGCCACGGTAAGGATGGGAGCTCTAAGCAAGGAGCCTCTGCGCTAAAGGGTAGTACAAAAGCGCAATCAGCGTGGGAATCGGCAATTCGCAATGGAATCGGCAGCAGCATGCAGGCTTTCGAAAAGTCCGAGTACTCAGACGCCGATATGAAGGCAGACTTTAAGATTCTGACAGGCAAGACCTGGAAGTGA
- a CDS encoding 4Fe-4S dicluster domain-containing protein, whose product MELTTWSYLISDYFSVIAALILVLMMVLTYRHTKAKQSQARATLDEAKSKNLAEPFSLHPKIDPNLCAGCGACVRACPEGEILRLVNNRAALVSPTKCVGHGECEAACPFDAIKLVFGTKTRGKEIPRITSNYETNISGLYIAGELGGMGLIRNAVRQGRKAVEHASAQLQLSPDKSPADYDLVIVGAGPAGIAAALAAKARGLNYVCLEQDHYGGTIANFPRQKIIMSQPAELPIVGQMKFPRHKVSKEELIARWEMIRSEQGLVIKEHTKFLNLIKREPNFELQTSDGVLTSRRVVLATGVRGSPRKLGVPGESLSKVTYNLIEPEQYHGRHIAVVGSGNSAAEAVDMLCKNSLANTVSMLAVTSGFDRCNESNEHHVRQAAAAGRVKLYFDTKVEAIREGYVDLLVNGQRQTLKNDYIFIFIGAELQTAFFNQLGILVDKKFGEPISRHPSRA is encoded by the coding sequence TTGGAATTAACGACATGGTCTTACCTCATCTCCGACTATTTTAGTGTGATTGCCGCCTTAATTTTGGTTCTCATGATGGTGCTCACGTACCGTCACACCAAAGCTAAACAATCTCAAGCTAGGGCCACTCTGGATGAAGCCAAATCCAAAAATCTAGCTGAGCCCTTCTCGCTGCACCCGAAAATCGACCCTAATCTATGTGCTGGTTGTGGCGCCTGCGTTCGTGCCTGCCCTGAAGGAGAAATTCTTCGACTAGTTAACAATCGCGCCGCTTTAGTCTCACCTACCAAATGTGTGGGCCACGGTGAATGCGAGGCTGCTTGCCCTTTTGATGCTATTAAGCTCGTTTTTGGGACAAAAACACGCGGCAAGGAAATCCCGCGCATCACTAGCAACTATGAAACAAATATATCGGGCCTTTATATCGCGGGCGAGCTGGGTGGAATGGGTCTCATTCGTAATGCGGTGCGTCAGGGTCGCAAAGCCGTAGAGCATGCATCTGCTCAGCTTCAACTCAGTCCCGATAAGTCCCCAGCTGACTATGACCTTGTCATCGTCGGTGCAGGTCCGGCTGGCATTGCCGCTGCACTAGCGGCCAAGGCTCGCGGTCTGAACTATGTATGCTTGGAGCAGGATCATTACGGTGGAACTATCGCAAATTTTCCAAGACAAAAAATCATCATGTCTCAACCTGCCGAGCTTCCCATAGTCGGACAGATGAAATTTCCACGCCATAAGGTCAGCAAAGAAGAATTAATCGCTCGATGGGAGATGATCCGTTCTGAGCAGGGTCTAGTCATTAAGGAGCATACAAAATTTCTGAATCTGATCAAGAGGGAGCCCAACTTTGAACTACAAACCTCAGATGGAGTGCTGACATCAAGGCGAGTAGTCCTTGCCACCGGCGTGCGTGGCAGTCCGCGTAAACTTGGCGTACCTGGGGAATCGCTTTCCAAAGTAACTTATAACCTCATCGAACCCGAGCAGTATCACGGGCGACATATCGCGGTCGTCGGCAGCGGAAACTCTGCTGCTGAGGCTGTGGATATGCTGTGTAAAAACAGTCTAGCCAATACCGTCTCCATGCTGGCTGTCACCAGTGGCTTCGACCGGTGTAACGAATCAAACGAACACCATGTGCGCCAGGCTGCAGCCGCGGGTCGCGTGAAGCTCTACTTCGACACAAAGGTTGAGGCGATTCGTGAGGGTTATGTGGATCTTTTAGTCAATGGTCAACGACAAACCCTAAAAAATGACTATATTTTCATTTTCATCGGTGCGGAGTTGCAAACCGCTTTTTTTAACCAATTAGGGATTCTAGTGGATAAAAAATTTGGCGAGCCAATAAGTCGCCATCCGAGTCGCGCATGA
- a CDS encoding cytochrome c3 family protein: MSRVTYLTAHFVILVATIYSLAGCGFSKPKVSNADWMSPRFDHARFSETCATCHESDRPSPVYKTAHGNGLDCVSCHRYTTDKTWGSYLQYSHSPAPKSCTFCHGSMRPAPPHTQEGDCVNCHKFPNWRSEA, from the coding sequence ATGAGCAGAGTTACTTATTTGACAGCACATTTTGTGATCTTGGTCGCAACTATCTATAGCCTAGCTGGATGTGGCTTTAGTAAACCTAAAGTTAGCAACGCTGATTGGATGTCACCACGCTTCGATCATGCTCGATTTAGCGAGACTTGCGCCACCTGCCACGAAAGTGATCGCCCTTCACCAGTTTACAAGACTGCCCATGGAAACGGCCTGGACTGCGTCTCCTGCCATCGCTACACGACGGATAAGACGTGGGGTTCCTATCTGCAGTATTCCCACTCACCAGCCCCCAAAAGCTGTACTTTTTGCCATGGTTCCATGCGCCCAGCACCGCCGCACACGCAGGAGGGTGACTGCGTAAACTGCCACAAGTTCCCTAACTGGAGGTCCGAGGCATAA
- the tatC gene encoding twin-arginine translocase subunit TatC, producing the protein MSNVQSLIAHLESSRAGTLFKRVDEVRSMLVKWVSVFLVFVAVGFYFAQDLINFLKIPLADALPGQAQVLHFTGPLEVMMAYMKVAFVAAFLLALPLGFFQIWRFMISAFPERDHRLTIPFFVSSLLLFGLGVIFCYFVMLPVGLKWLVGFGGDQADAIITVGEYVDMLVFMIIAFGLAFQLPLVIILVERLGLVQEVTLKKHRGGILVGILTAAAVIAPSPDPMSQVALAIPMYLMFEAALLVIGRMKRQKPQST; encoded by the coding sequence ATGTCTAATGTACAGTCACTGATCGCTCATTTGGAGTCAAGTCGCGCTGGCACTTTGTTTAAACGCGTTGATGAAGTGCGGTCAATGTTGGTCAAATGGGTGTCTGTATTCTTGGTATTTGTAGCTGTCGGATTTTATTTTGCGCAGGATCTGATTAATTTTTTGAAGATTCCCCTGGCAGACGCTCTGCCGGGACAGGCGCAGGTGCTGCATTTTACCGGCCCCCTTGAGGTGATGATGGCGTATATGAAAGTCGCCTTCGTAGCCGCATTTTTGCTGGCGTTACCACTCGGATTTTTCCAAATCTGGCGTTTCATGATTTCGGCATTCCCTGAGCGAGATCATCGGCTGACTATACCTTTTTTTGTAAGTTCGCTGCTACTTTTTGGGCTGGGAGTGATCTTTTGCTATTTTGTTATGCTACCTGTGGGGCTTAAGTGGCTAGTGGGTTTTGGTGGTGATCAGGCTGACGCAATCATCACGGTCGGTGAATACGTGGACATGTTAGTGTTCATGATTATTGCCTTTGGTTTAGCCTTTCAGCTACCACTTGTGATCATACTTGTGGAGCGCCTAGGGCTCGTTCAAGAGGTCACTCTTAAAAAACATCGCGGTGGCATTTTGGTGGGAATTCTCACAGCGGCTGCAGTTATAGCTCCTTCCCCGGATCCTATGTCTCAAGTGGCACTCGCGATTCCTATGTACCTGATGTTCGAGGCAGCATTGCTTGTGATTGGCCGTATGAAGCGCCAAAAACCACAGTCAACTTAG
- a CDS encoding ABC transporter permease yields MAAQSLSVYRQMSRLAWRNVVRNWRHSLATILAIASGFMAVSLFDGFLKELHERNVDSFTTRGMLGQLVIQKVGASEATAEDQWAYAITKEEQDFVESFLRNDPEFLRRVRFLYMVGMVNAGPYNTVFTSYAIDVKEGGEVRGDRWYWYTLAGEPLDQVKEPSISLGMGLGHLIDCDSTYDGSNFILEDGNYIPEKRPFLCKHPRVTLSATTEAAQVNAIDLPVSGLFDAGFREADKRAIRVDLAQAQRLLDTDKISMISVQLKNPNNRDQFIARLRAAIATKGFNLQVDRWEDHPMTSYVMGGLQILHVFRNLFMTIVVLIGVMSVANTMMKSVNERIREIGTLRSLGFLRRHLVWMFSVEGACLSLIACIIGLVVTILITFAIDHAGLTYKAGILSVPINLRVRYSVGAWIISATVLSLLATGTAWFCSRRASRMVVAEAMRHV; encoded by the coding sequence ATGGCGGCACAGTCACTTAGTGTTTATAGGCAGATGTCTCGCCTTGCCTGGCGCAATGTGGTTCGCAATTGGCGCCACAGCTTGGCGACGATATTGGCAATTGCCTCGGGATTCATGGCTGTCTCGCTATTCGATGGTTTTCTTAAAGAGCTACACGAGCGAAACGTAGATAGCTTTACGACTAGGGGCATGTTGGGTCAATTGGTGATCCAAAAAGTGGGTGCAAGTGAAGCTACAGCTGAAGACCAGTGGGCCTATGCTATCACCAAAGAGGAGCAGGATTTCGTTGAGTCGTTCCTGCGTAATGATCCGGAGTTTCTCCGTCGGGTTAGATTTTTATATATGGTAGGCATGGTCAATGCAGGGCCTTATAATACGGTGTTCACAAGTTATGCCATTGATGTCAAAGAAGGTGGAGAGGTCCGCGGTGATCGCTGGTACTGGTACACATTGGCTGGTGAACCACTTGATCAGGTTAAAGAACCGTCGATTAGTCTGGGCATGGGGCTTGGACACCTTATTGACTGTGATTCCACATACGATGGATCTAACTTCATCCTCGAGGACGGTAATTATATCCCCGAGAAAAGACCTTTTCTTTGCAAGCATCCGCGGGTAACGCTGTCGGCCACCACGGAAGCGGCTCAGGTTAATGCTATTGATTTACCAGTAAGCGGATTATTCGATGCTGGGTTCCGTGAAGCAGATAAGAGGGCCATCCGCGTCGATTTGGCCCAAGCGCAGCGATTACTTGATACCGACAAGATTTCGATGATCTCGGTGCAATTAAAAAATCCGAACAATCGAGACCAGTTCATCGCGCGTTTGCGAGCGGCAATCGCGACGAAAGGTTTCAACCTGCAGGTCGATCGATGGGAAGATCATCCTATGACGTCCTACGTCATGGGGGGGCTACAGATTCTTCATGTATTCCGTAATCTTTTTATGACTATCGTGGTTTTGATTGGTGTTATGTCTGTCGCAAACACCATGATGAAATCTGTCAACGAGCGCATCCGTGAGATCGGCACGTTGCGCAGTCTGGGTTTTTTAAGGCGGCATTTAGTGTGGATGTTCTCGGTTGAGGGAGCGTGTCTAAGTTTGATCGCATGCATTATCGGATTGGTGGTCACGATTTTGATTACATTTGCTATTGATCACGCTGGCTTGACCTACAAGGCTGGTATACTCTCGGTGCCGATAAATTTGAGGGTACGTTACTCGGTGGGCGCGTGGATCATTAGCGCTACGGTGCTGAGTCTTTTAGCCACGGGGACTGCCTGGTTCTGCTCGCGGAGGGCAAGTCGCATGGTAGTGGCCGAGGCTATGCGTCATGTCTAA
- a CDS encoding outer membrane lipoprotein-sorting protein: MVAETILLSLVLGVTNLSSRVYAKGGTPSAPAAATPPSADDLLKDSDKARGALEGGISWEIDVETFEDGGQNKVHYLVKVKGVDALAEAISPARNKGETMLFNDRNLWFFKPGLKKPVAISARQKLMGQAANGDIASTNYYRDYEGKVIGEEKVGSVDCFKLELKAKAKNVTYDGIRYWISKKDHLGLKAEFLTVSGDMFKSALFKYMNKVTLDGKSMQFVSEMDILDALKQGSHTVITYSNPKPENHPDSQFNINNLVR; this comes from the coding sequence ATGGTTGCGGAGACTATTTTACTATCCTTGGTCCTGGGTGTGACTAACCTCAGCTCGCGGGTTTACGCTAAGGGAGGCACCCCATCAGCTCCAGCGGCGGCCACTCCTCCCTCTGCCGACGACTTGCTAAAGGACTCTGATAAAGCACGCGGCGCGCTGGAAGGCGGTATCTCATGGGAGATCGATGTCGAGACCTTCGAAGACGGTGGGCAAAATAAGGTTCACTACCTCGTTAAAGTCAAGGGGGTTGATGCTCTGGCAGAGGCCATCTCGCCTGCCCGCAACAAAGGCGAGACTATGCTCTTCAACGATCGCAACCTATGGTTTTTCAAACCGGGGCTAAAGAAACCGGTTGCGATTTCAGCGCGTCAGAAGCTGATGGGACAGGCTGCCAATGGTGATATCGCCTCGACAAACTACTACCGAGACTACGAGGGTAAGGTCATCGGTGAGGAAAAAGTCGGATCCGTTGATTGTTTTAAACTTGAGCTTAAAGCGAAGGCCAAGAATGTAACCTATGACGGCATACGCTACTGGATTTCGAAAAAAGATCACTTGGGTCTGAAGGCGGAGTTTCTGACAGTTAGCGGAGATATGTTTAAGAGTGCCTTATTTAAGTACATGAACAAGGTCACGCTCGACGGTAAATCCATGCAATTTGTGAGTGAGATGGACATTCTTGATGCCCTTAAGCAGGGAAGCCATACGGTCATAACTTACAGCAATCCCAAACCCGAGAATCATCCGGACAGTCAATTCAATATTAATAACCTTGTGAGATAA
- a CDS encoding ABC transporter permease, with translation MSVGKWKLALRNLSRNRRRNFATGAAIATGFAALIALGGFVNRTENHLRVYTVYLNRVGHINIYKKDGLDKFSTKPRQYSLDDADIAKIKQVVADISNIEIHGGQLIGAGIVGNGCRTVPFVAKGIDPQVDLQLRNHVEMRKWIPRLRDFARGSGLWNYDDQLGGIVISTGLAKILGKTVVYSELPKDQRPVVVVNCAAPDAKEKIAADTNVQLVAGSWTGMMAAQDAEVVATFVSAIPELANSAVEASLAQLQRLYDTNSVTYYSLWLRDPSQLKKNISLIKERLATAGLNVDIYPWMNEEVSPFYSGTMQFVYVMVTFISFVLAAVVILSIFNSATMTIIERSQEIGMMRSIGFTRSQIRRLFEMEMLLLATFSIISGGLVAAIGIFLVNNLGITYNPPGISGGMILKLVPNVKIVVQSGIATLCLALITTVLAVRKVVRTNIAILLLGSQR, from the coding sequence ATGAGTGTTGGCAAATGGAAGCTAGCGCTGCGCAATTTGAGTCGCAATCGCCGTAGGAACTTTGCTACGGGTGCCGCCATAGCGACTGGATTTGCCGCCCTCATTGCCCTGGGCGGCTTTGTCAACCGGACGGAAAACCACCTCAGAGTTTATACAGTTTATTTGAATCGTGTTGGTCACATAAATATTTACAAGAAAGATGGCCTAGATAAGTTTTCAACAAAGCCCCGGCAGTACAGTCTAGACGATGCCGACATCGCCAAAATCAAACAGGTGGTCGCCGACATCAGCAATATTGAGATTCACGGCGGTCAGCTCATCGGTGCCGGTATTGTTGGCAACGGCTGCCGCACTGTGCCTTTTGTGGCTAAGGGCATTGACCCACAAGTTGACCTGCAGCTGCGTAATCATGTCGAAATGCGCAAATGGATTCCTAGGTTGCGAGATTTTGCCCGAGGCTCTGGTCTGTGGAACTATGATGATCAACTCGGTGGTATCGTGATCTCTACCGGTTTGGCAAAAATTTTGGGCAAGACCGTTGTTTATAGCGAATTGCCAAAAGATCAGCGCCCCGTAGTGGTAGTTAATTGCGCCGCACCAGATGCGAAAGAAAAGATTGCTGCGGATACCAATGTGCAGCTAGTTGCCGGAAGCTGGACGGGAATGATGGCTGCACAGGATGCAGAGGTCGTAGCGACCTTTGTTTCAGCGATTCCGGAATTAGCAAATTCGGCTGTCGAGGCCTCTCTAGCCCAGCTACAGCGCCTATACGACACAAACAGTGTTACCTATTACTCTCTATGGCTAAGGGATCCCAGTCAGCTAAAAAAGAATATATCTCTTATAAAAGAGCGTCTGGCGACCGCCGGCCTAAATGTGGATATTTATCCCTGGATGAATGAGGAAGTTTCCCCGTTTTATTCAGGAACGATGCAGTTTGTTTACGTCATGGTTACTTTTATTTCCTTTGTACTAGCTGCAGTTGTAATTTTGTCCATCTTTAATTCGGCCACAATGACTATTATCGAACGATCCCAAGAAATCGGGATGATGCGCTCGATTGGGTTCACGCGCAGCCAGATTCGTCGCCTGTTTGAAATGGAAATGCTGTTACTGGCTACTTTTTCCATTATCTCTGGTGGCTTGGTCGCGGCGATCGGGATCTTTCTCGTAAACAATCTGGGGATCACTTACAACCCGCCAGGTATCTCGGGTGGCATGATTCTTAAGCTGGTGCCAAACGTCAAAATTGTTGTGCAGTCTGGTATCGCAACACTCTGTTTGGCCTTGATCACAACAGTACTGGCTGTACGCAAGGTGGTCAGAACTAATATTGCAATACTACTGCTTGGATCACAGCGCTAA
- a CDS encoding ABC transporter ATP-binding protein: protein MSTVTKPGAAFVELRGIVKNYRLGQTVVSALRGVSLQLHRGEFTAVIGASGSGKSTLLNMIGCIDDPDSGSISFDGVEVTKLTDDAKSHLRNQKIGFIFQSFNLIPVLSVEENVELPLLINSSISVAERSERVASALADVGLSAYTKNRPDQLSGGQRQRVAIARALAGNPDLVLADEPTANLDSQNSAKIIDLMLELNSRRKVTFLFSTHDANLMNRVSRIVNIQDGVIRS, encoded by the coding sequence ATGAGTACTGTGACAAAACCGGGGGCAGCATTTGTCGAGCTCCGAGGTATCGTCAAAAATTATCGACTTGGGCAGACTGTCGTGTCAGCGCTCAGGGGCGTTAGCCTGCAGCTTCACCGCGGCGAATTTACTGCCGTCATTGGAGCATCGGGATCGGGAAAAAGCACCTTACTGAACATGATTGGCTGTATTGATGACCCCGACTCCGGAAGTATCAGCTTCGATGGTGTTGAGGTTACTAAGCTCACTGACGATGCGAAGAGTCATTTACGGAATCAGAAGATTGGTTTTATTTTTCAGTCGTTTAACCTGATCCCAGTCCTGAGTGTCGAGGAAAATGTTGAGTTGCCACTCCTGATCAACTCGAGCATCAGCGTGGCAGAGCGTAGTGAGCGCGTCGCATCGGCCTTGGCAGATGTAGGTCTGAGTGCGTATACCAAGAATCGGCCCGATCAGCTTTCTGGCGGTCAGCGTCAGCGAGTTGCCATAGCTAGAGCCTTGGCTGGCAATCCCGATTTAGTATTGGCAGATGAACCTACGGCCAACCTGGATTCGCAAAACTCAGCAAAAATTATTGACCTCATGTTAGAGCTAAACTCGCGCCGTAAGGTGACGTTCTTGTTTTCCACTCATGACGCAAATCTCATGAATCGCGTCTCGAGAATAGTCAACATTCAAGACGGAGTGATCCGCTCATGA